In candidate division KSB1 bacterium, the following proteins share a genomic window:
- a CDS encoding DUF4249 domain-containing protein: protein MQFPPAASLLLLVMAAFLLACSEQPTEPVFAEKLVVNGFLRLGGGVDSIVVSRTVAIEERFDVAHSRVRGALVRLRRQNDRWFTLRERHTAAGDSVSLPGVYFLPPESLQVESGQTYELQVTALGQTVTAQTTVPPQISLLEANRGLRYGDRPLLASGDTVEYVSGKSFADAPLFSLFWPPLPGVSLYRVIADADNNDFRNLIRDTTTAANIFKGDLQQRKEPFGFNIAFTPDYNPMRARISWLYFNYYGWHTIRLLAMDEAYARYMQGQLDDGAQREMPKSNIVGGYGILASYSEVKLRVYLKKGPRSEPGALSP from the coding sequence ATGCAATTTCCGCCGGCCGCCTCTCTGCTCCTGCTGGTGATGGCGGCGTTTCTGTTGGCATGCAGTGAGCAACCCACCGAACCGGTCTTCGCAGAGAAGCTGGTGGTCAACGGGTTTCTGCGCCTGGGAGGCGGGGTGGACAGCATTGTCGTAAGCCGGACGGTTGCCATCGAAGAAAGATTCGATGTCGCGCACTCCCGCGTGCGCGGTGCCCTGGTGCGGTTGCGAAGGCAAAATGACCGCTGGTTCACGCTGCGGGAGCGGCACACCGCGGCGGGTGACAGCGTTTCCCTCCCCGGCGTGTATTTCCTGCCGCCCGAATCTTTGCAGGTGGAAAGCGGCCAGACTTATGAATTGCAGGTGACGGCACTGGGCCAAACCGTGACGGCGCAGACAACGGTGCCGCCGCAAATCAGTCTGCTCGAAGCGAACCGCGGCCTGCGCTATGGTGACCGGCCGTTGCTCGCCAGCGGCGACACCGTCGAGTATGTTTCCGGCAAGAGCTTCGCGGATGCGCCGCTCTTCAGCCTGTTCTGGCCGCCGTTGCCGGGGGTGAGCCTTTACCGCGTGATTGCGGATGCCGACAATAATGACTTCCGCAACCTGATTCGCGACACCACCACCGCGGCCAACATTTTCAAAGGGGATTTGCAGCAGCGCAAGGAACCGTTCGGCTTCAATATCGCGTTCACACCGGATTACAATCCCATGCGCGCCCGCATTTCCTGGCTGTATTTCAACTACTACGGCTGGCACACCATTCGGCTGCTGGCGATGGATGAAGCCTACGCGCGTTACATGCAGGGGCAGCTCGATGACGGTGCGCAGCGTGAGATGCCGAAGAGCAACATCGTGGGTGGTTACGGGATTTTGGCTT